CAGGcacgaatccaggatttcatacagagaagggatgggacagttttttatcgggctagcttcgcatagggctcgatatttaagggtctcagcgaggttgtttgatgcaagaaagcagagcttggaattgaccaagtgaattgaattggcgaagtgtgagcaaggcagaaggcccagctgcgaaagaggaaagcttggatttggatccacgcccaagtgtaattaaggcagaagatcaactttgccgtaaggcagaaggcctcgcataagacctaacgccgaactgcaaaagagtgggttgaaatcgaatctatgcatgtaatctcgactcttctactgctcgctcttcggcttcactcgaaagcgctacttgataggatgcttttagttttcggctttcacggggccccttataacactttgacagttagatctcaggatcgcggctaaggagcaactcgcctttgccgacaaatctggcgtgcaagagagcaaaattcgctataaaatcggtaacctatgtcgaaaaaatcggctggccgcaagcccgaaagcaagatatttttccatgactttcatcagggcctccgcgtaaggtcaaatcgaaagcctacgttggagatgttcttacgtccTCTCtcacttgatccctacgacccttcgttattagatgggtacttgtacatgtataaaagtttcatgtaggtagctactccacgacgactgcaatgcatcagcagcctgcgcgtttttttgcctacggttttggttccccctagacgtggtgccctaatcaagtgcttattttgcttaaaaggttTAATctggcactgcaaatgacagaggtcaatgtttttttttcaaagtacccaccttcgtggccattattaagtgctgtatacgtatgaatatggatttgatatggatgcgatataattacgattaggtataattcatgacggagaaaattaataattttaaataattatgcaattatacgcgtgttgatatgtgtgtttattttcttCCTTGCTATGGTGGTGCCGCTTAAGaccaaacttcaaacttcaaacttcaaaattatttattcaagtaggcttaAAAATAAGCACTTTTGACAAGTCATAAgtgtacaaataaaatataacaaacattcatcgaattttaaacaagaagtaaatgaatacaattggtaacaattaataaattattagaaaaacaatgtcaaaattacatacaaacaagaaataaaatgtcagcacgagaaataaaacaaacataaatatCACGAAGTTAATTCAGTCCCAGGCAGTTTTGTCATTAATATAATCTTTGGTACTATAATAAGCTTTAcaaattaatttacttttaatgtATTTCTTAAATCTATTCATTGGAAGCTTGGTTATACTACTTGGTAGTTTATTGTAAAACCGTACACAATTACCTTTAAAAGAATTATTGATTTTTTGCAGCCGCGTGGCTGGCACTGCTAACTTGTCCTTGTTTCTTGTGTTAATACTATGTATGTCAGAATTTCTCTTGAAGTTCTTGATATGTTTATGAACGTACACAATATTTGCATAAATGTATTGGCAGTATACAGTAAGTATATTAATGTctttaaacttatttctaagAGAATCTCTAACATTCATTTTATAAATTGAACGAATGGCGCGCTTTTGCAGTACAAAAATAGAATTGATATCAGCAGCATTACCCCAAAGCATGATGCCATATGACATGACACTATGAAAATAGCTAAAATACACCAATCTAGCTGTTCTTTCGTCTGTTAAATGACGTATTTTGCATACTGCATATGCTGCAGAACTTAGTTTACCTGCGAGAATATTTATGTGAGGGCCCCACTGCAGCTTGGAATCTAATGTCAAACCCAGGAATACTGTACTATTGGTCACTTCCAGTTCCTCATCCTTGATAGTGACAGTCGTTTGTATATTTCTGACATTTGTAGTGACGAACTTTATATATTTGGTTTTCTTCTCGTTCAATAATAAGTTATTGACATTGAACCATTGCACTACTTTTGATATAGCACTGTTTACATGATCGCTGGTATCTTCGTGACGTTTGACTTTAAAAATGAGGGAGGTATCGTCAGCAAACAGTACTATACCATGGTGATCTCTCACTAAGTATGGCAAATCATTAATATAAATGAGGAATAGAAAGGGCCCCAATATTGATCCCTGGGGTACGCCCATTGAAATCAGTGATCCAGGGGACCGTTCTCCATTCACGTCCACTTTTTGGATTCTCCCATCTAAATATGATTTTACCAAATCCAGCGCTTTCCCTCTGACACCATAGAAGTGAAGTTTCCTCACGAGCGTTTcgtgacaaacacagtcgaacgCCTTAGATAAGTCACAAAAAATACCAATGGCATCatgtgactcctcccaggcatcgaaaatgtTTTTGATCAGTTCTATTCCAGCGTCAGTGGTCGATCGACTCCGAGTAAACCCAAACTGCTTGTTGTGCATCAAATTGTTCGTGTTAAAGTGACTAAGTAACTGAGATAAAATTATCTTCTCAAAAATTTTGCTAAGTGTGGGCAGAACTGAAATAGGCCTATAATTAGTGGGATCGGTGGTACTACCCGTCTTAAATAGAGGAGTAATTTTGCTTTGCTTCATTAGGTCTGGAAACTCGCCACAGTCGACGCAGTTGTTAAATATGACTACTAAGTCAGGTACTAGTAGTTCAATAAGGGGCTTAATGACGAGAACAGAAACTCCCCAGAGATCATtcgttttttttacattaatagaTCGAAATGCTTTTAGTACATCTAGGTTAGTAACGTGTTGAAATTTAAATTCTGTGAAACATTTAAGCAAATTATTTTCTAAAAATCCTAGGGCAGACGAACTTGATGAATTAAGATGCTTGGTCGTGGTAACTGGTGCATTAGTAAAGAAAGTTTCAAATTCagtagcgacatctatattagaATCTATTAATTTCCCATTTACATTAAGCCGGTATGgggtatttataatttttttgcgaCCAGTCTCctcgtttattattttccaTGTAGTTTTAATGACGTCGGAACTATTTTTAATCTTATTGCTTAGAAAATTACATTTAGCTAAACGACAATTCAATTTGAAACTTTTAGAAAACTGCTTTACATACTCTTTGAATTCATCGCTCGTTCTATAGCGCCGTTCCTCGTAAAGTTCATATAATTTTTTCCTCTGATTATGTAAGTCtacagtagcccactcactaaaaaagATTTGCACCGCCAGCACAACCGATTTAGAAGTGAATATTGTATTATACTCTCTTAAAAAAGTTTTGAAAAATTTATCGTACATATCATTAGGGCCTAATTCCGCTGACAAAATGGGTAATTGAAGAGCAAGGCTATTCCTCATTCTCTCCAAACGCTCTGCAGTTACTGGTACAAACGTAACTCTCTTCTTTATAGGACTTAAACTCCGCAATAGCTCAAATGTCATCAATTGACCGAGGTGATCTGATTCCAGTGAACTGATTACACTTTTACTAATAGGAACAATACCAGTAAAAATGTTATCAATACAAGTTGCGCTGGTAGCAGTCACCCTTGTAGGCTCCATAAAAATATGATCTAATCTAAAAGATTTGAAGAGGCTTATCAAACTGACGCTCAAGGAAGAAGACCACTTTCATAAAGCTCCTCTCCCCTCCGCTCTGTTCTTCACATTTTTTTCGCATACCTGAAACTCAGTCATATCGTGCACACCTTATTTTCCCACCATGTTTGAGTTTAGTAtattaggtaaataaaattttcatatttaattaaatcaaaCTTTTATCATACTTTTATAGACTTTTCAACTTTTAAAGCTTTTCAGTTTTAGACCGCAAACCGCTCTATTTCGTGGAGTTTTAAAATCAATTAGTAATTGTTTTTCACTTTATTATCCTGGGGGATATTTAGGTGACTGGAACCATTCCATTATAACTTTTAATAAAACCGACGAAGCTGATTCACCTTGAAATACATGATTAGGTGAAGTTCAAGTTATTAATAGGTAAATTCATTTGAAGTTTTACATcttatattaaaactaattatATATTAAAACTAACTGGTAATTTGAAATTAATGTTTATATTATAGGTTAATACTAAATGTACGTCAGGTTGGAGTAGAATAGTAGATACACCTTACTCCTCCTCATTACTTACATCGTACCAGTAAAAGCAACTTCCGCCGTGAAGGCTTTTTCCCTAACTGAGTGCTTTTATCATTATCTGCTACTTGTATTAAAAAGGTAAGTGGATTCGCTCTATAATTATATCCTCCCGATTCATCATCATACCGTCCTGGCCGGTTTCGACCACGGCGACTGTATAGCACTGATTATTGAGACTAACCGATTTTAGCAGTAAATATACGTTGTACGTGTAAGTTTTAGTCCCAAACCTCAACAATCTTCTATTAGTAGAAAATAACTTCTTAATTAATCGCTTGAGATAACAACAACTATAACAATACTTAGGTACCTTgcctattttttcgaataataTTCCTTAGATGTGCTCCCATATTTTCACATCAATAAATTACTTCAGCCATGTTACATTAGAACTTTAAACAcaagtaaattaaattatattataaagaaGCCGCTCCGGCCTTGAGCGGCAGGTCAAGTGTACAAAAATCACGAGATAGGAAACTAATCGATTTTCAACAAAACCAGAACCACTTTCTGTATCTTTAGACGTCTGCACCTGACGCAAGATTTTCCAATCGAGTTAATCTGGTCGATTTTGGCACGATTACGCCACAATGGTTACTTTGTAAGACATCGAGATAATTTTGATGTAATTTAAAGCTTTTGTGTGAATTACCGTGTCTGTTAAAGCATTGAATTAACAATTAGGATCGTGACAAATAACGTTTTATAAAGTGCGTATACATGCAACATTTTTAAATTTcctattacaaaaataaactattgcagctgtaaaatatttaagtaggtacctatacctaaataaaattataataagtataCAGCATCTTGTTTAGCCATACCTATTTAGATGAGTACCAAGCTGTTTTCATCGGCTGAACATCATAATCCGGCCGTTTCCACCAGATCCTAGTAAAGAGACGACACATTAAGCGATTACAAGACCCCGAGCAAGATATTACGGCCCATTGAATTCTGACCTGCTTCGTTtcctatttaaaatataaatgcgGTTTTTCGCGGAACCATGGTTAATATGGAAGCAAAGAAAACACATCATTAGCGGTTCGCGGTTAAACTTTTTACTTTAGTTCGCGTAAAGCGGTTCGCGAGATTACTTAAGAACGAGCGACTATTTAAGAGAATAAATACGCCAGTTAGGGAGTTTAAGTTGGCTCGCACTAAGTTATGATATCTAAATACTAATACGTAATAGGTAGTACCTATATATGTAATAGTAATCCCGTGTCTAGGAAACTCTTTATTCTTAATGGTTATGATAGTGGTAGACATCACTTTTTAGCGAGATTACCGCCaattataattaggtacctgTATATATTCTGTGTCGTTAAGTTGTATAATAAAGACTCGTTTTATGAATACTCGTACTGATCGTATTTTTAGtcgttagtttttttattttcttgcgGTCTGAGGAGACAAACACACCCAAGGCGACGCGACTTTGTCGCATATAATTAATAGGTAGGGTAGTATATTTCGCGAGCGAGATACGAGTACTGTCGCGGCGCTCTCGTGCTAAGCCTACAGGTCGCGAAGATTCGCAGTCATAAGTACAAAAGTTTAATGGCGCACCACCACGGAGCGCGAATTTGCACCGAACCGTTTATTTTGTGCGTTCAATACTCATAAGATTTCCTAATTTTACCACCGTTACTtaatatcaggatttttttttaatatctacctatgtaacttagtaatacatatgtatgtttaatttaagattaTAGAGATAGTTCGAATAGTGTATACatgtttatgatactgactgactatgtattaacagtataagtgtcttggcatcctgcagctgtaaacttataagTACCTAGTGTTAGTTTAAATTAGATTCCAATATTTTTAGTTGACAAACACAGACGTTACTTTCTAGGAGTACAATAGTCTTAATTAAGTCTAATGAATTCTCCGCCGGCGAAAAAGTTATTAGACCGGCAACATTATCAGTGCGGTTCCATTACATAGTATTATGCCATCTATTATGTCCCAACCAAATCGTGACAATGAAACACTTGCGGTAATATTTTGCAGCTTTCAATTCGATTCAGTCACTATTTGACTAAACATGCGTTGATGTATTCGTAACAGTGTTGTTGCTATTATTTGGGTTCCGTGAAATTGTTGATGTACCTTTAGGTTAGTATACGGTACTAATACAtacgtaggtaaatatttatagGTCTCAAGGGATCCTATGAACCTCTGGGTTTCTCAAAAAGGGAGTGGGGATTTTCAAGGGGTCGGTATCGCGTTTGCATAAAGCAAATTTGCTAAGAAATTGACAAAAAAAGAATCGACTAGTAGGTAAATAAGGTATCTTTGGGTACCTTTGTTTAATTGCAAGTCGAATTAAGGGATTTTAAAACTCAACTGATTATAATAGTTAACAAACACTTATTGAAGTCACTCTCATAAATGAGTGCAATACAAGCAGACTCCTGAAAACTACATTTGTTTCTGATAAACTCGATAGCAAACGTGCATTTAGAACAAACTACCACAGGTTTAAATTTACGACACTTTGTTATTCAAATCCGTTAAGACGTTTGTTCTCAAAATATAGTCAATACGAAAACcaaatatttacatacttacttaaatcTTAATTCGATAAACTACTAAATACTGAACCTGTGACCCTCTTTGCATTTTATAACCTGAATAATTACGACCATTGAGCGGTaagtgagcgtttcttttattttttgccatttttatttattgtgaccttttttgccacttttgtgttatttctactcagaatcacgagctctttcgatcctaatgggataaaaaatgtcccagagtttttttcctattgtgttaccatttccccatacactttgtaaggcggtaacaaaaaggcaAGTttgtaaaaattatgaaaattttaggacactttttttctcctataaggatgaaaagggctcgcaatcctgactagaaataagtGAAATAACACACAAGTGGCAAAATAgaacacaatatataaaatggcaaaacATAAAAGAAACGTTCAAGTAGGCTTCCATTTTGTGCCTATACTTTTCGTGTCGAAGGGTTAAAAAAAATCCGTCAAAGTATTACTCTTCTTCGCCAATCGGGTTGGCAAATGTTATATAATTCGAATTTGAAGATAAGTCTCATCGCTAGTGGGAAAACTTGAAAGAACTTCCGTAACTAACCAAGTTCGGCGGAAGCCAAGTGTTATCATAATTTTAAGGAGCAGGTAGGTACCCAACTTCCTGAACAAGTTGTGGCGTTCGATTTTATATATAAcatacctaaggatataagcaTTGTGTCATTTCTGAgaaaatgttttaatgtttagtAATTACTGTaggatttgtataataaacaaCACGAGTCTTTTAAGTTTAATGATGATCAGTGGCCAGTTGACGCTTGTACAGAGAAATGTAGATTCAGTCGGTAAtgaaagcttgtatcaaaaatgttttttttttctcttgttCTGAAGTTGAAGTTTTACATTTCAAGTACGTtttgttttcattatttttttaccatAAGCAATGGATATTCGGTTCTAAATGGATTGGTTGTATCATTTCCATTTGGATACTTAACTCCCGATTCCATAAATAAATAGTCATTAAGGATTTTACCTTCATAagaaaaaacaacaaaattacaataaaagtttattgttaggcatgttttataaaatacacaTGTAGTTTACTTTCTTCGTattcaaaatgaaatgtagtttaATTCGAGTGAAAGGCACCCGTTCTGACACATCTGACTAGAACTATAGGCCATAATATCTCCTCCGAGAttagtgcctttcatcccttgttTAACAATTCACCATATTTTCAGACATTTGTTTAGATTTTATTACTTACTGCATCTTTAATTTCCAAACAAGACGCCCCGATTTTCTTACATCATCACAacaaacctaaaaaaatcagTTCAACTTGCCAGACACCGAACGGGTCGCACCCAGAGCCATCCAAATGGAGGCAACAAAACCAATAGTGTAGTCTGTGCCGCTCCAATACCCGCGAGTGCAATCGTCACGTACATTTTTTGCCCTCaaatacacttttttttttcccGGTAGTGACATAGTTTCCTTTAATTGATGATTACGTGTTACGATGTAATAGAaattgtcatatattttttgtcgaCGGTTAATCGGCTTTTGGGTTCGTTAAGCAATTGGAACCATAACTTTCTTTGGCTTTGTTGGTATAATTGTTCTAGCGGCTTTAATTATTTTACCGGTGGATTCGATTTAGTTGGCCTCCGGTGTTTCATTTTACATACCTTCCGGTAGCTTTGTTATGCAATATTGGTTGTTCCTATTAAGGTATATAAAGCAGGTTAGGCGAGTTCTacgtcaatattttttttacatagaagTTTTGGTAACGCTTGTTTATTATGTGATTGTTATATTTGTTATTGAATGCGCAATTGTTTTCGGGGCGGGAAATACGGGAGGATGGCAAGATTTTATTAGGCATATTTTTGTTAGGAAGTTAAACGTACTTTAATTAAATGTTGAAAGTTGAAAAACATAACTGAGTTAAACATATTTGTCTAACGTATTACGAAAGAATAACGATTTTTCTTTCGTTGTTTCAGATTTGGCTGCTTATAGTCTATGCAGCAGCGATCAAAGTGCCAGTCGACAATAAAGAAGAAACCACAACTCTGGTAGTCAACGACACGAGTCCAACTCCAGATGCTCCCACTTACTATGAATCAGATGAACCTGAAATAGACAGTTATCTCATACCGCCCAACACGCACACAGCAGAGGACAAACAAGATCTAATCCCTACATATCTCCTTCCTCCCACACAAGATAAGCAGGAGGACTATTATGTTGTGCCGACTGATGGAACTCAGTCAGACTGGTACCCCATACAATCAGATCCGCGAAATAACCCGGCCATCTTACCGCAGTCTTTACCTCAAATAAATCCTAGCATTTCACCTGAATCACTCTCTCAGGGTCAGAGCTTTATTTTATCACAAGCACAACAAGACGATATCCCAATATTTATGGTAGGAGATAACCTTCCTCCGCGATTTGAGCATACTAGAGCAGGAAAAGCACACAAGCTACAACAACAAGAGATACCTGTGCCGTCAAGACACCTGGAACCTCCAGCGGAGGACGCCGAAAATCATTTCCTCTTGCCTACTCCCGCAGCGGAATTGGAATTACCATATCAAGAACAAAATCAACAGTTCGTAGCTCCGTCAGAGGAGGTATACGAACTACCTATCAGGGGACCCAATCATAAATTTAATCCGTTAAATAACAAGCCTATAAATTTCCGACTCAAGCCGGCTGAGCCGACTCTCTCGTTACATCTCACGCCGCCAAAGCCCCTTCTGTCGAAGCACAAAAATCCCACAAAATTGTATCCTAAAAAATATCCAGGGGGATTCCGGCCCGTGCCGATTCCTTTAACTCAGTTTGCAGAGGAATCTTCAGCCGAAGTCCCCAAAGCGAATCCTGCGAAACCGTTTAATCCCGCCGCTGATCCTGAATCTGAATATTCGAAACCGAGCGATAAAGATGCTTACTTGTACGAGAAACTCAAGAAAAAGCGTAAACTGAGGAAGGAAAAAGCCGCTAAGGTAATTTTTCATTTTGAAATAATGATTATGTTGTCTCTATAAACACCGACAAATTTAAGGAAACGAGACTCGCTAAATTTAATCTGTTATTATTTTACAGCAACACCTCCCGCCCTTAGAAGAACCGACACACGGTAAACCAGTTTCAGAGCAAGAAACTTCCGAAACACACTTTAGATACCCTGGACGTAAGTATCTCTAAACGTTTAGGCAAGAAACTTCACACTTATTCACAATGATGTTAACCCGTTCAGGTACCAAATTCGTTATAGGTATAGCAATCGAtggtcataatcataatcattttatTGCAACCATGGTATTACAAGATGTTCTTTTATTTTAGTCAGTACAGACATGGAACCTACTACGGTGTAGCGACACATTTAAGTATAAGTCACAACTCACAGTTAAGTCAAACATAAGTAATTTttgcaattattattattttaaaaaccatTTTATACGAAATtaattcatcatcatctcagccataagacgtccactgctgaacataggcctccctcttggacctccatacgtaccggttggtcatacgtaccggttggattTTTGGACGAAATTCATTGCCATCCACCAAACCAATAGTTTAGCAACCAATTGTCTCAGCCTAAAACTTCGTttcataaacataaacaaaattttataagaataaataatCCAGTGGTTAttcattaaacaaataaaaaaaactttataatgtgCTCTTCACCTATGTCGATACTAGTATGGGATTGTTAGATTAACAGGCGCAGTTTTTAAGTGTGGCATAAGAggaaaatatgtacctacctaatagtaAAAACATCAAATTTCACAGAATCAGAATATCCACTACACAAACAAACTTTTAGCCTCTGCCTCCCTCTGCTAGAGCTAATACACATGAAACAATAGTGCTTTGGCTTTGAACCCAGCTAATGGTAATTTAATCGCTTGCGTAATTAATTATCATAGGTGTCTGATATCAGACGTGGTTAAAAGCACGAAAATTAGATTGTGGTTAAATATAAAAGGTTAAATTAATATCAAGAGGATACCTCTTAAATTGAAGAGAGATAATATCATCGAATACTATTACAAATttgatataattattttatacatcTGCAAACAATTATGACGAAAGGGTTTATTTACTTATAGGTAACTATATAATTTTATGCGAGTAATATATTTGTATAGGGGTCGGTAGGTAATGTTTGAAATTCGAGctaatatgtacagtcaacggtaaaaatatgggtgtacaaatcatctcaaaaatatgtcccatagctcttatgttagtgaattaagaactatgggacatatttttgagtaagttgtactacacccatatttttaccgatGACTGTACCCGTGGGAATTaggtttttaaaaaaataatcaaagCGAGGAATATAATATAACGTCGTTGCGCTAataaattacgccatgtgccaGATTTTGGGAAAACTGGAATAAGACTGAAAACTAATAGACAAGGTTTTCACTTCCCCAAATCTGACAGATTACGTTGCAGAATTTACAAACGCATCGACAATaggctaaatataaataattagaaTGTCATtatgataataaataataactaataataaatgCTTTCAGGCAACGTGTACCCCGCGCCGCTCCGGCAAGCTCCGCCGACGGCGCCACCGCAGCCGCTCTCAGGCGGAGCGCCCTCCAAGCCGCCGCCCGCAGGGGACCGCACGGAATTCCGCATGCACGGCATGAAGGGGCCTCATAGCTACCAGTTCGGTTACGATACTGGGAAGGGGTGAGTTATACAGTTCGATGTGTTAGGGCCAAAGctcctagagtcggaccaagaatagtctgcagcggatttgatagcccacgcagtgcaagtgtcatttatacgtcataatttcatagaagtttgacgtttaaaataacacgtgcactgcgtgggctatcaaatccgctgcagacttttcatggactgactctactGACAGGAGACCGCAAGGGCATAGCTACTAGTTCCGCTACGACACCGAAAAagggtttttgaagtgaaaacttctttagcggcgctgtgcactttttgtgatggggaaaaaatgttaaactcgcgacagcgtaagacacttcgtaagacggacacgtgacctgatcgaaaaactgttacaatgtcattgagttttcacgtCTGCctgcactcccggagtgcaacccgttgttttttttaattttatttatttatttagcgattaagggccacttgcaccatcccactaactcggggttaaccggttaaacctggagttaccatggttaccaggaaattttgacactgggtttaaccgtttaaccccgggttagtgggatggcgcAAGTGGTCCTAAGACGTATTAGGGTTCACAAGTGGAGTACTCGTCAAGCTCCTGCCGCTAGAAGATCGAACAGAGTTCCGCTTGCACGTACCTATgtagcacatacctatgtacagggatcgtacattttccagcgtttttggtgcacgaagtgttgttaacggaattggtataaataatttcaaccctaatgattaattagcgtttattacgttgatattaaccttaatttaccatttcagttgaaattatctataccaattccgttaacaccccgcgaatcgatttggttcagcggagtggtgttaacggaattggtataaataatttcaaccctaatgattaattagcgttaattacgttaatattaaccttaatttaccatttcagttgaaattatctataccaattccgttaacaccactctgctgcaccaaaaatgccggaaaatgtacgatccctgCCTATGTAGCACGTACCTATACAGTAACTATTTGGTACAAATTCGAGACAAGGTTGTACGCTGAACGCGTCACAAGTTATCTCTGAAAAACCAACATAATTGATTCCTTAGGATGGAAACCAATATAGTCGATTGATGGATAATTGGATAGTCAATCAGAGTGAGTACTTAGAACCAAACCGAATATTACCGTCTATAGACGCTAGCAACAAGCTGTCACAGCCCAAGCTCTTTGGCGACCCTTGAAAGGTAATTGTATTGACAGATTAAGGGAAAATACTTGTAAGTTTAGGGAATGTTTTTCTTATAAGTTCTGTTTTTGATTTGGGTTGTACCGGCCTCCAGTATCGAAGAAAGATTTCTATTGTAAACATAATCTTTGAggtaaatatgtatttagtCGTAGGTTTCAAAAGAACAATTTTAAGACGTGTCGCGGCAGGGTGTATCTtgtatataatgttataaaataaaatattactggTCTAAATGAAGGGCTTAATTGGACGAAAAATACGACCCTTTCAAATCAGCCGAAATTATGAGTCCTTTTTTTCGTGATAGGCACTTTTTGGAAAAACCTTATTTTTCTAAAGGTTTGGCAGGTATTTACAGTTAGTTAAATGTGTCAAATGGTATCGGTACATTCGGTACATACTCATACGCACACGAATGTAATCGACCTTTATTCAATAATTCATACCTACACAGTGTGACATAGAAACAGAACACAAAGGTCCTACATTTCACGCAATTAACGTAACACCATTAAGCGTAGTACCATTTGTAAGTCTTCATTGTCGGTCGCGTGATGATGGCGATAAAGATATGAATCAACGATAGACAAGTTTGT
This genomic window from Cydia splendana chromosome 9, ilCydSple1.2, whole genome shotgun sequence contains:
- the LOC134793456 gene encoding uncharacterized protein LOC134793456 — translated: MWRQIYLIWLLIVYAAAIKVPVDNKEETTTLVVNDTSPTPDAPTYYESDEPEIDSYLIPPNTHTAEDKQDLIPTYLLPPTQDKQEDYYVVPTDGTQSDWYPIQSDPRNNPAILPQSLPQINPSISPESLSQGQSFILSQAQQDDIPIFMVGDNLPPRFEHTRAGKAHKLQQQEIPVPSRHLEPPAEDAENHFLLPTPAAELELPYQEQNQQFVAPSEEVYELPIRGPNHKFNPLNNKPINFRLKPAEPTLSLHLTPPKPLLSKHKNPTKLYPKKYPGGFRPVPIPLTQFAEESSAEVPKANPAKPFNPAADPESEYSKPSDKDAYLYEKLKKKRKLRKEKAAKQHLPPLEEPTHGKPVSEQETSETHFRYPGRNVYPAPLRQAPPTAPPQPLSGGAPSKPPPAGDRTEFRMHGMKGPHSYQFGYDTGKGKNRQFRFEERDNDGHVRGHYGYVDKHGKLRVVNYDADPQLGFRAEAPVETEP